A window from Mangifera indica cultivar Alphonso chromosome 2, CATAS_Mindica_2.1, whole genome shotgun sequence encodes these proteins:
- the LOC123208376 gene encoding ABC transporter G family member 15-like codes for MEIEVASSSSGNNNNLNKQRNVGGDDGGLHREFRRGTYLVWEDLNVVLPNFGNKPTKRLLQGLYGYAKPGRIMAIMGPSGSGKSTLLDSLAGRLSRNVIMTGNVLFNGKKRRPESGVCAYVTQEDVLLGTLTVRETLTYSAHLRLPSNMSKEEISNYVEGTIMELGLQDCADRMIGNWHLRGISGGEKKRLSIALEILTRPLLLFLDEPTSGLDSASAFFVIQTLRNIARDGRTVISSIHQPSSEVFALFDDLFLLSSGETVYFGEVKSAVEFFAEAGFPCPSRRNPSDHFLRCVNSDFDAVTATLRGSQRIQDAPTSADPFLNMATADIKARLVEKYRRSTYVKSARAGIQEISAIEGLEIDAKTTSEASWWKQLKTLTRRSLVNMSRDVGYYWARIAIYLIVSICVGTIFFDVGFSYTAILARVSCGAFITGFMTFMSIGGFPSFIEEMKVFNKERLNGYYGVAVFILSNFLSSFPFLVSIALMSGSITYFMVKFRSGFSHFAFFTLNIFFCITVIESLMMVVASLVPNFLMGVVVGAGIMGILMMTSGFFRLLPDIPKPFWRYPISYLSYGAWAIQGAYKNDFIGLEFEPLIPGSPKLKGEEVIRTIFGVTVTRSKWWDLSAIVLILVCYRVLFFIILKFKERASPLFQNLYAKKSLQQLRERPSFRSPPSFSSKRHQTPHSLSSQEGLNSPLN; via the exons ATGGAGATAGAAGTGGCGAGTAGCAGCAGcggtaataataataatctcaaCAAGCAGAGAAATGTAGGTGGAGACGATGGCGGTTTGCATAGAGAGTTTCGGAGAGGAACTTACCTCGTTTGGGAAGATCTAAATGTTGTGCTTCCGAATTTCGGAAATAAACCAACCAAAAGGTTGCTTCAGGGCCTCTATGGCTACGCTAAGCCTGGAAGAATCATGGCCATTATGGGTCCTTCTGGTTCAGGAAAATCAACCCTTCTTGATTCTCTCGCAG GTAGGCTCTCTAGAAATGTGATAATGACTGGGAATGTTCTTTTCaatggaaagaaaagaagaccAGAGAGCGGTGTTTGt GCTTATGTGACCCAAGAGGATGTGTTGCTTGGGACTCTGACAGTCAGAGAAACCTTAACATATTCAGCCCATCTGAGGCTTCCAAGTAACATGAGCAAAGAAGAGATTAGCAACTATGTAGAAGGCACAATCATGGAGCTGGGTCTCCAGGATTGTGCCGATAGGATGATTGGAAACTGGCACTTGAGAGGCATAAGTGGTGGCGAGAAAAAGAGACTAAGCATCGCTCTTGAGATCCTGACTAGGCCTCTCTTATTGTTCCTTGATGAACCTACAAGTGGCCTTGACAGTGCCTCAGCTTTCTTTGTGATTCAAACTCTCCGAAACATCGCTCGCGATGGAAGAACTGTTATCTCTTCGATTCACCAGCCGAGTAGTGAAGTTTTCGCCCTCTTTGATGATCTTTTCTTACTATCTAGCGGTGAAACCGTCTACTTTGGAGAAGTTAAGTCAGCTGTTGAG TTCTTTGCTGAAGCTGGATTTCCATGCCCGAGTCGCAGGAACCCTTCGGATCACTTCCTACGCTGTGTAAATTCCGATTTCGATGCTGTAACAGCAACATTGAGAGGATCTCAAAGAATTCAA GATGCCCCAACTTCTGCAGACCCTTTCTTGAACATGGCAACAGCAGATATCAAAGCAAGGCTCGTCGAAAAATACAGGCGCTCAACATATGTCAAAAGCGCAAGAGCTGGGATTCAGGAAATATCAGCAATT GAAGGGCTCGAAATTGACGCAAAAACAACAAGTGAAGCAAGCTGGTGGAAGCAACTTAAAACGCTGACTAGAAGATCATTGGTGAACATGTCTAGAGATGTAGGATATTATTGGGCAAGAATAGCAATCTATTTAATCGTTTCCATTTGTGTTGGCACAATATTTTTCGATGTTGGCTTTAGCTACACAGCAATCTTGGCCAGGGTATCCTGTGGAGCATTTATCACAGGATTTATGACATTTATGTCTATTGGTGGCTTCCCATCCTTCATTGAAGAAATGAAG GTTTTCAATAAAGAAAGACTTAATGGGTATTATGGAGTGGCTGTTTTTATACTATCAAACTTCCTCTCTTCTTTCCCCTTTTTGGTATCAATTGCACTTATGAGTGGGTCAATAACTTACTTCATGGTGAAATTTCGATCCGGATTTTCTCATTTTGCTTTTTTCACTCTCAATATTTTCTTCTGCATTACTGTTATAGAGAGCCTAATGATGGTAGTGGCTTCATTGGTTCCTAATTTCTTGATGGGAGTTGTCGTTGGTGCCGGAATCATG GGAATCCTGATGATGACCTCTGGTTTCTTCAGGCTGCTGCCAGATATACCCAAGCCCTTTTGGCGTTACCCCATTTCATATCTCAGCTATGGTGCCTGGGCAATTCAG GGTGCATACAAGAATGATTTCATTGGCCTCGAGTTCGAACCATTGATCCCTGGTAGCCCAAAACTGAAGGGAGAAGAAGTCATCAGAACGATTTTCGGAGTAACAGTCACTCGTTCCAAGTGGTGGGATTTATCTGCCATTGTGCTGATTCTCGTATGCTATCGAGTTCTCTTCTTTATCATCCTTAAGTTCAAGGAAAGAGCCTCGCCATTGTTTCAAAATCTTTATGCCAAGAAATCTCTTCAACAACTCCGTGAAAGACCTTCCTTCAGGTCGCCGCCATCTTTCTCATCGAAGAGGCATCAAACCCCCCATTCACTTTCTTCTCAAGAGGGTCTGAACTCTCCTCTCAACTAA